The following are from one region of the Prevotella communis genome:
- a CDS encoding DUF3791 domain-containing protein, with protein MSKYQIPFLTACIQAFGRRFSMSRQAAFRYLHEHKGLAFLIEFYDVEHLQSMDETIDDVLIICQKNGGTLA; from the coding sequence ATGAGTAAGTATCAGATTCCATTTTTGACTGCATGTATTCAAGCTTTCGGTCGACGTTTCTCTATGTCACGCCAGGCCGCATTCCGCTATCTGCATGAGCATAAGGGACTGGCATTCCTTATCGAGTTTTACGATGTAGAGCATCTGCAGTCGATGGATGAAACAATTGATGACGTACTCATTATCTGTCAAAAGAACGGAGGAACGCTTGCATGA
- a CDS encoding LexA family protein → MEEKKPIDGAEYITLEEAKRLKLPYFEGAAAGFPSPAADYQHESLDLNEKFVHHPEASYFVRVKGESMIGLGILDGDICLADRQEEVADGHIVVAFVNGGLTVKTLDTSTRDKGYLRLLPANPDFKPIIIDANDQFIIQGRVTSIHRDIRRH, encoded by the coding sequence ATGGAAGAGAAGAAACCTATTGACGGTGCGGAATATATCACGCTGGAGGAAGCTAAACGACTGAAGTTGCCCTACTTTGAGGGGGCTGCAGCAGGTTTCCCTTCGCCCGCGGCCGACTATCAGCATGAGAGCCTGGATCTGAACGAGAAGTTCGTGCATCACCCAGAGGCGTCGTACTTCGTGCGTGTCAAGGGCGAGTCAATGATAGGTCTGGGTATCCTCGACGGCGACATCTGTTTGGCCGACAGGCAGGAAGAAGTGGCCGACGGACATATCGTCGTGGCCTTTGTGAATGGAGGCCTGACGGTGAAGACCCTCGACACATCCACAAGGGATAAAGGTTATCTGCGTTTGCTGCCCGCCAATCCCGACTTCAAGCCCATCATCATTGATGCTAATGACCAGTTTATCATTCAGGGGAGGGTAACCTCCATTCACCGAGATATCAGGAGACACTGA
- a CDS encoding PP2C family protein-serine/threonine phosphatase, translating into MIQITSPTYQLFGFANSMQGGRPENQDDFGFAETPLGFALVVCDGMGGGPGGKTASYIAKNEFLSTLMQCNAQTPPATALRMAVSRANDAMEEKMNQVPELRGMGSTLVAVLISRQSAFIAHLGDSRCYQLRGRRVRYRTDDHSLVGDLVRGKVLTEEQARVSPQSNVITRGLGNTSNHVADVVEVPYRKGDCFVLCTDGVWGSMRHEDLLQRLTSVQDIASKVGNLSAEVDRIGFAAGGHHDNHTLAIIETKTDSILKEKMSKQVKILLAALSCMLLVSIILNILLLVKMSNHAVAVNDSGAGGVPVAESGSLTSSEEPIATIETASVTEKAEGKVTTITEENDSLGRQIKKLKETQAEQQDKAGQTVKEMLEQVVAQLNGLKAINEKDRKDASKKSEAFTKTVKQLLTTLKEKVPAPNKQKVADIESHVSGEAFDCTKNIWPSQKMFVTSPKTKKVIDEKILPKVEELKKNL; encoded by the coding sequence ATGATTCAGATTACGTCACCCACATATCAGCTGTTCGGCTTTGCAAACTCCATGCAAGGTGGCCGTCCGGAAAACCAGGATGATTTCGGTTTTGCGGAGACTCCCCTCGGCTTTGCCCTGGTGGTATGCGATGGCATGGGTGGCGGTCCTGGCGGAAAGACGGCATCCTATATTGCCAAAAACGAGTTTCTTTCCACGTTGATGCAATGCAATGCCCAGACACCGCCGGCCACCGCGTTGAGGATGGCTGTGAGCCGTGCCAATGATGCCATGGAAGAGAAGATGAACCAGGTGCCCGAACTGCGAGGCATGGGTTCTACGTTGGTGGCAGTACTGATCAGCAGACAGTCGGCCTTCATCGCTCATCTGGGCGACAGCCGCTGCTATCAGTTGCGTGGCAGGCGGGTGAGGTATCGCACGGACGATCACTCGCTGGTGGGCGATCTGGTGCGAGGCAAGGTGCTGACGGAGGAACAGGCACGCGTGTCGCCTCAGTCGAATGTGATTACCCGTGGACTGGGGAATACCTCCAACCATGTGGCAGATGTGGTGGAGGTGCCCTATCGGAAGGGCGACTGTTTCGTACTTTGTACGGATGGTGTCTGGGGCTCTATGCGCCATGAGGACCTGTTGCAGCGCCTCACGTCTGTGCAGGATATCGCCTCAAAGGTAGGCAATCTCTCGGCAGAGGTGGACCGTATAGGCTTTGCTGCCGGTGGCCATCACGACAACCACACGCTGGCTATCATAGAAACGAAAACAGACTCAATCTTAAAGGAAAAAATGAGTAAGCAAGTAAAAATACTCCTGGCAGCACTGTCGTGCATGCTGCTGGTCAGCATCATCCTGAATATCCTGTTGTTGGTCAAGATGAGCAATCATGCGGTGGCTGTCAATGATTCAGGTGCCGGTGGCGTGCCGGTGGCAGAAAGTGGCAGTTTGACTTCGTCAGAAGAACCGATAGCTACGATTGAGACCGCATCGGTGACAGAGAAGGCTGAAGGCAAGGTGACGACTATCACGGAGGAGAATGACTCCCTGGGACGACAGATAAAAAAGTTGAAAGAAACGCAGGCCGAGCAGCAAGACAAGGCGGGACAGACCGTGAAGGAGATGCTGGAGCAGGTGGTAGCGCAACTGAATGGGCTGAAGGCTATCAATGAGAAGGACAGGAAAGATGCCTCCAAGAAGAGTGAGGCATTCACCAAGACGGTGAAACAACTGCTGACGACGCTGAAAGAAAAGGTACCTGCGCCCAACAAGCAGAAGGTAGCGGATATCGAGTCGCATGTCAGTGGCGAAGCCTTCGACTGCACGAAGAATATCTGGCCAAGCCAGAAGATGTTTGTCACCTCACCCAAGACAAAGAAGGTTATCGACGAGAAGATACTGCCCAAGGTGGAGGAACTGAAAAAGAATTTATAA
- a CDS encoding WG repeat-containing protein: protein MKAKALLTTLMTTLCLSANAQTVVWELKPTTYNDISRLGRNLYVVKHNGKVGLINSDGTIVAPIDNDQIGDLYEHKALVTRTDGHGERVAGILTDEGVYHGFATSYYTLNGQKFYSDGLLSVADERGNLGYIDDYGKAVVGFEGKYSRIKPFTEGFAAVMKNKKYVLIDKDGNEAKFMYGGNGIGPAIGGCTNVYQGKAYVYDEFGGADRSYYLYDAKAKSRLEKTGRIKNTATDYLYCYQSVTGRTKEVPFKKMVVKAGQVGLSPVTNSGLYGYEESGKTVLPAQLSAATPFEDNLAIVTLNGQIGILKYIPGNGFVATPQNGQLTFMEGNKVDCAFTLLSPSVWRDKAVDVKMRDEKGNIVALVKKSDNNYSFTLNLQGSCKKQFEVAVFAEGLKLFEGPVAYSFTMKERPKVETTKKGENGKNDEGEKNKKVEKICPTCGKKISECPYQGVH, encoded by the coding sequence ATGAAAGCAAAAGCACTTCTAACAACTCTGATGACAACTCTCTGTCTGTCGGCTAACGCACAGACCGTGGTATGGGAGTTGAAGCCCACAACCTATAACGATATCTCCCGGTTGGGCAGGAACCTGTATGTCGTGAAGCATAACGGTAAGGTAGGCCTGATAAACTCAGACGGTACCATCGTGGCTCCGATAGACAATGACCAGATAGGCGACCTCTATGAACATAAGGCCCTGGTGACACGTACCGACGGACATGGCGAGCGTGTGGCTGGCATCCTGACCGACGAAGGGGTGTATCATGGTTTTGCCACCAGCTACTATACGCTGAACGGACAGAAGTTCTATTCCGACGGTCTGCTGTCGGTAGCCGACGAACGAGGCAACCTGGGCTATATCGACGACTACGGCAAGGCCGTGGTGGGCTTCGAGGGTAAATACAGTAGGATAAAACCCTTCACAGAAGGTTTTGCTGCTGTGATGAAGAATAAGAAATATGTGCTGATCGACAAGGATGGCAACGAGGCGAAGTTCATGTATGGCGGCAATGGCATCGGTCCGGCTATCGGTGGATGTACCAACGTCTATCAGGGCAAGGCCTATGTCTATGACGAGTTTGGTGGTGCCGACCGTTCTTACTACCTCTATGATGCCAAGGCAAAGAGCAGGCTGGAGAAGACGGGACGTATCAAGAATACCGCTACCGACTATCTGTACTGCTATCAGTCGGTCACAGGACGTACCAAGGAAGTGCCGTTCAAGAAGATGGTGGTGAAGGCCGGTCAGGTGGGACTGTCGCCTGTCACCAACAGCGGACTGTATGGCTATGAGGAGAGTGGCAAGACCGTTTTGCCTGCACAGCTCTCTGCAGCCACTCCCTTTGAGGATAATCTGGCTATCGTCACCCTGAATGGTCAGATAGGTATCTTGAAGTATATCCCAGGCAACGGCTTTGTAGCTACCCCTCAGAACGGACAGCTTACCTTCATGGAGGGCAATAAGGTGGACTGCGCTTTCACCCTGCTGTCGCCCAGCGTATGGCGCGACAAGGCTGTCGACGTGAAGATGCGCGACGAAAAAGGCAATATCGTGGCACTGGTGAAGAAGTCGGATAATAATTATTCGTTTACCCTGAACCTTCAGGGCAGCTGTAAGAAACAGTTTGAAGTGGCTGTCTTTGCCGAGGGACTGAAACTCTTCGAGGGGCCGGTTGCCTACTCGTTTACGATGAAGGAACGTCCGAAGGTAGAGACTACTAAGAAAGGTGAAAATGGTAAGAACGACGAGGGCGAAAAAAATAAAAAGGTAGAGAAAATCTGTCCTACCTGTGGCAAGAAAATCAGCGAATGTCCGTATCAGGGCGTACACTAA
- a CDS encoding YqiA/YcfP family alpha/beta fold hydrolase codes for MKKILFLHGFFASGQCVPAVALREAFEGRAEVLTPDLPIHPNMALELIRNICDREHPDLLVGNSCGSFYAQMLAPIVGIPALLGNPHFQMTAFLGERIGTHEYKSPRKDGNQHFVIDEPLIQEFAELEATQFHYCNPLFKDKVWGLFGEQDTLAHFEPLFLEHYNLSFHFPGAHTPTAEEVRTWYVPLIEKMLLREH; via the coding sequence ATGAAAAAGATATTATTCCTGCACGGATTCTTTGCTAGCGGTCAGTGTGTGCCAGCTGTGGCTCTGAGGGAGGCATTCGAAGGACGTGCCGAGGTGCTTACGCCCGACCTGCCTATACATCCGAACATGGCGTTGGAGCTAATCAGGAACATCTGTGACAGGGAGCATCCCGACCTGCTGGTGGGCAACAGTTGCGGCTCTTTCTATGCCCAGATGCTGGCGCCCATAGTTGGCATTCCGGCCCTGCTTGGCAACCCACATTTTCAGATGACCGCATTCCTGGGAGAGCGCATTGGGACACATGAATACAAGTCACCACGCAAAGACGGCAACCAGCACTTTGTCATTGATGAGCCTCTGATACAGGAATTTGCAGAACTGGAAGCCACTCAGTTCCACTATTGTAATCCCCTTTTTAAGGACAAAGTATGGGGATTATTCGGGGAACAGGACACTCTGGCTCACTTCGAGCCGCTGTTTCTGGAGCATTACAACCTTTCATTCCATTTTCCCGGTGCTCACACCCCAACAGCCGAGGAAGTACGCACATGGTATGTTCCACTGATTGAGAAGATGTTATTAAGAGAACACTAA
- a CDS encoding Y-family DNA polymerase, which translates to MYAIVDCDNCYVSCERVFRPDLNGKPVVVLSNNDGCVVARSNEAKALGIKAGLPYYQLKERFPHGEVTVFSSNYELYGDITDRVMSLVRKASPTFYRYSIDEGFCDLKGMEHLDLKRWGEDLSAYIWKATRMPVSIGIAPTKTLAKMASHFAKKFKGYKHCCFIDNDERRQKALEMYEIDEVWGIGRRYAARLQALGVRTALDFSKHPETWVRAMLNNVVVIRTWKELNGIDCVPMEDMSKKKSICTSRSFPGMVTDMDTLRTSVSNFAARCAEKLRKQQSVAQSVSVFIDTNHFREDLPQYWNMAEERLLTPSNSTQQIVQTATRCMERVFRQGYHYKRAGVIVMGISPDNGVQTNFIDYDSERHEKMKRLDEALDKINREYGSETLVLGSQQYTKPQGKGKAGVFKDSIKHDFRSPCYTTRWSDIPEAT; encoded by the coding sequence ATGTACGCCATTGTTGACTGCGACAACTGCTACGTATCGTGCGAGCGTGTTTTCCGTCCAGACTTGAACGGGAAACCTGTTGTTGTGCTGTCCAACAATGACGGATGTGTAGTGGCCCGGAGTAATGAGGCAAAGGCACTGGGCATCAAGGCGGGACTGCCTTACTACCAGTTGAAAGAGCGTTTCCCGCATGGTGAAGTGACCGTATTCTCTTCCAACTACGAACTCTATGGTGATATCACAGATCGTGTGATGTCGCTTGTAAGGAAAGCCTCGCCCACGTTCTACCGCTATTCTATTGACGAGGGCTTCTGCGACCTCAAGGGCATGGAGCATCTCGACTTGAAACGCTGGGGCGAAGACCTGTCGGCCTATATCTGGAAAGCCACGAGAATGCCCGTCAGCATCGGCATTGCACCCACCAAGACACTGGCAAAGATGGCCAGTCACTTTGCGAAGAAATTCAAAGGCTATAAGCATTGCTGCTTCATCGACAATGACGAGCGTCGCCAGAAAGCGCTGGAGATGTACGAGATTGACGAGGTGTGGGGCATCGGCCGGCGCTATGCGGCCCGCTTGCAGGCACTGGGCGTCAGAACAGCGCTAGACTTTTCCAAGCATCCTGAGACGTGGGTCCGGGCCATGCTCAATAATGTGGTGGTCATTCGCACCTGGAAGGAGTTGAACGGAATCGACTGTGTCCCCATGGAAGATATGAGCAAGAAAAAGAGCATCTGCACTTCGCGCTCGTTTCCTGGCATGGTGACGGATATGGACACCTTGCGAACCAGTGTGTCCAACTTTGCTGCCCGCTGTGCCGAGAAACTCAGGAAACAGCAGTCGGTGGCGCAGTCTGTTTCTGTATTTATTGATACCAACCACTTCCGTGAGGACTTACCTCAGTATTGGAACATGGCTGAAGAGCGACTGCTCACGCCGTCGAACTCCACCCAGCAGATTGTACAGACGGCCACCCGTTGCATGGAGCGTGTCTTCCGACAGGGTTACCACTATAAGCGTGCGGGCGTCATCGTGATGGGCATCAGTCCAGACAATGGCGTGCAGACTAACTTCATTGACTATGATTCTGAGCGACATGAGAAGATGAAACGGCTCGACGAGGCGCTTGACAAGATCAATCGCGAATACGGGTCGGAAACGCTGGTGCTGGGGTCGCAGCAATACACGAAGCCCCAGGGTAAAGGAAAAGCAGGCGTGTTCAAGGACAGCATCAAGCATGACTTCCGCAGTCCCTGTTATACCACCCGATGGAGTGATATCCCGGAGGCGACGTAA
- a CDS encoding outer membrane beta-barrel protein, whose amino-acid sequence MKKFLFLFVALVTAMPTFAQSDDEEDVYSSGAKVKKNAFFIGPKVGGVLTTMTQPKQGKLYDAAGFGFSGGLAMKIRFGQASEASVGGTGYFAIGAELKYKQNKVKTLGTDQGGKKNADLTISYFEVPVFAQVYPFATSMSMNTLYFEAGASIAGTMDRKPNTLEITDKNTLAVTTFNIDNNGSKVKGMDVRPLVGLGYTIPNTGLDINARYYIGTSDLSSSFKSKMNSFEVSLAWLFNASRF is encoded by the coding sequence ATGAAAAAGTTTCTTTTCCTTTTTGTGGCGCTTGTAACAGCAATGCCCACATTCGCACAAAGTGATGATGAAGAAGATGTTTATTCTTCTGGTGCAAAAGTCAAGAAGAATGCCTTCTTCATTGGTCCTAAGGTAGGTGGTGTGCTGACCACCATGACTCAGCCCAAACAGGGTAAGCTCTATGATGCTGCCGGTTTCGGATTCTCAGGCGGTCTGGCCATGAAGATCCGTTTCGGACAGGCTTCTGAGGCTTCTGTTGGTGGTACAGGCTATTTTGCCATAGGTGCCGAACTGAAGTATAAGCAGAACAAGGTGAAGACATTGGGCACGGATCAGGGTGGCAAGAAGAATGCCGACCTCACCATCAGCTATTTCGAGGTGCCTGTCTTTGCTCAGGTTTATCCTTTTGCCACTTCGATGTCGATGAACACCCTCTATTTCGAGGCTGGTGCGTCGATTGCCGGTACCATGGACCGCAAGCCTAACACCCTTGAGATTACAGACAAGAACACGCTTGCTGTCACCACCTTCAACATTGACAATAATGGCAGTAAGGTGAAGGGCATGGATGTTCGTCCGCTCGTAGGCCTGGGCTACACCATTCCTAACACGGGGCTCGATATCAACGCTCGCTATTATATCGGCACCAGCGACCTGTCTAGTTCCTTTAAGAGCAAGATGAACTCGTTTGAGGTGTCACTGGCGTGGCTGTTTAATGCCTCAAGATTCTGA
- a CDS encoding FHA domain-containing protein, with translation MRLLKIGRDAACDIVLYSENVSSLHAELTLLNSGDIQLEDKGSRNGTFVMNQPIKPGKPVNIRRGDAVRFADVELQWSQVPQPEDNSAYKAIYGIGSHFNNDIQISGNTVSRYHATIKVGRDNKVYIVDHSKNGTTVDGRKIAANVPTRIKKSSAVVCGGVPVNLKAAPIQWPSEAWKAVVGIAASLLVLVGVGVGIWAAWPNSKPNIKALEKATACVFEQYYVQVTYKDDPFIGQIKGWPEKWTFGIDNKGNLALGTPGSNISPIGARGTAFFISKDGEMGTNRHIALPWEYLPENAVETIKQAMEKNLNDNSSSILVPLLNAAINSGKVPVEEARAWFTRLQKSEINISGSMEYIGVALTGTNFTTIADLYSCQVIAESGAKERDVALIRLNSKKTPDDIIKGGIFDIENARVDETSLIPQEEELTTIGYPSEFGTGMNLITKGTEYLPTVHRTYVSKTPDDDMFQLQSNVVGGQSGSPIIDKEHRLVGVVFGSYRGTDVAYGCNIKHLKALYDKNKARN, from the coding sequence ATGAGACTACTAAAGATTGGCCGCGACGCAGCCTGTGATATTGTATTATACAGTGAGAATGTCAGTTCACTACATGCAGAACTCACCCTGCTCAATAGCGGTGACATACAGTTGGAAGACAAGGGTAGCCGTAATGGTACCTTCGTGATGAACCAGCCTATCAAGCCCGGCAAGCCCGTTAACATCCGTCGTGGTGATGCCGTGCGCTTTGCCGATGTGGAACTGCAGTGGAGCCAGGTGCCTCAGCCCGAGGATAACTCGGCCTACAAGGCTATCTACGGCATCGGTTCGCATTTCAATAACGACATCCAGATTTCGGGCAATACCGTCAGCCGCTATCATGCCACTATCAAGGTGGGGCGTGACAACAAGGTGTATATCGTAGACCATAGCAAGAACGGTACCACGGTAGATGGCAGGAAGATTGCCGCCAATGTTCCCACACGTATCAAGAAGAGCAGTGCGGTGGTCTGTGGTGGTGTGCCTGTCAACCTGAAGGCAGCGCCTATCCAGTGGCCCAGTGAGGCATGGAAGGCCGTTGTGGGCATTGCAGCCTCCTTATTGGTACTTGTTGGCGTTGGTGTTGGCATCTGGGCTGCATGGCCTAATAGCAAACCCAATATCAAGGCACTGGAAAAAGCTACAGCCTGTGTTTTTGAGCAGTACTATGTACAAGTGACCTATAAGGATGATCCGTTTATTGGTCAAATTAAGGGATGGCCGGAGAAATGGACATTTGGTATTGACAATAAGGGCAATCTAGCCTTAGGTACACCAGGCTCAAACATTTCTCCCATTGGTGCAAGAGGTACGGCATTCTTCATTTCTAAAGATGGTGAAATGGGTACAAACCGTCATATCGCTTTGCCATGGGAGTATCTGCCAGAAAATGCCGTGGAAACCATCAAACAGGCAATGGAGAAGAATCTTAACGACAATTCATCAAGTATTCTTGTGCCCCTGTTGAATGCCGCCATCAATTCTGGCAAGGTGCCTGTTGAAGAAGCAAGGGCATGGTTTACTCGTCTTCAAAAATCTGAAATAAACATCTCTGGTTCAATGGAATATATTGGTGTGGCATTGACTGGTACTAACTTTACCACGATTGCCGACTTGTATTCTTGTCAGGTGATAGCAGAGAGTGGTGCTAAAGAAAGAGATGTTGCCTTAATCCGTCTTAACTCCAAAAAGACGCCAGACGATATTATAAAAGGCGGTATCTTTGACATAGAGAATGCCAGGGTGGACGAGACGTCCCTGATTCCTCAGGAAGAAGAGCTGACTACCATTGGCTATCCCTCTGAGTTTGGCACAGGTATGAATCTGATTACAAAAGGTACAGAGTATCTGCCTACCGTTCACAGAACCTATGTGAGCAAGACACCTGATGATGACATGTTCCAACTGCAGAGCAATGTGGTAGGAGGGCAGAGTGGCTCACCAATCATTGACAAGGAACACAGACTCGTTGGTGTTGTGTTCGGAAGCTATAGGGGCACGGATGTGGCTTATGGCTGCAATATCAAACATTTGAAGGCGCTCTACGACAAGAACAAAGCACGTAACTAA
- a CDS encoding FHA domain-containing protein — MMLREVTIGRSKDCDIYLDERCIYASSHHATIYYDGNQLMYRDCSSNGTMINNVSVKHRAVPIRRGDTIMVAGKYQISWNQIDVYFPGRPQQQMPPQQSYQQPFQQSYQQPAMQAPVDEGDSLNLSKWNWGAFSLYPLWGFFNGCWWAFLIGFFVGWLFPIPNIIFGVYGTRWAWQNRSWRSAADFMATQHGWDIAGIIIFVLDVLAFLSVFLFYAALISALS; from the coding sequence ATGATGCTGAGGGAAGTAACCATAGGACGCTCTAAGGATTGTGACATCTATCTGGACGAAAGATGTATCTATGCCAGTAGTCATCATGCCACCATCTACTATGATGGCAACCAGTTGATGTACAGAGACTGTAGTAGTAACGGAACGATGATCAACAATGTCAGTGTGAAGCATCGTGCTGTGCCCATCCGTCGCGGAGATACCATCATGGTGGCTGGCAAGTATCAGATAAGCTGGAATCAGATTGATGTCTATTTCCCCGGCCGCCCACAGCAACAGATGCCACCACAGCAGTCGTACCAGCAGCCCTTCCAACAGTCTTATCAACAGCCCGCTATGCAGGCACCTGTTGACGAGGGCGACTCGCTGAATCTCTCGAAGTGGAACTGGGGCGCCTTCAGCCTCTATCCGCTCTGGGGTTTCTTCAACGGTTGCTGGTGGGCCTTCCTCATTGGCTTCTTCGTAGGGTGGCTGTTCCCCATCCCCAATATCATCTTTGGCGTCTACGGCACCCGGTGGGCATGGCAGAACAGGTCATGGCGCAGTGCTGCCGACTTCATGGCGACACAACACGGATGGGACATTGCGGGTATCATCATCTTTGTACTCGATGTGCTGGCCTTCCTGAGCGTATTCCTCTTCTATGCAGCCCTTATCTCTGCCTTATCATAA
- a CDS encoding HNH endonuclease has protein sequence MDKKGFIDFNTRLSAENSGKADSYARAIQILDNVLKHQDVVNLHGQSLYSVTDISVIENVLNLVKEEVKKMKENKQNIFDYGNPNQRSYPLNNFCSAALKSLMDYAVYEQEVITADRIVAQEHNPQAISKKLITHFDITKEGEDKISQTKRRKGQDYFRRMILVNYGNRCALTGIDIPQLLIASHIIPWEDKTHKKERLNPCNGICLSALYDKAFDAGLITISPDDYKVSLSSALLEYESKEYFDKHFACIAGKQIILPSDYKPDRDFLAYHREKVFMGV, from the coding sequence ATGGATAAAAAAGGGTTTATAGATTTTAATACTCGTCTGTCAGCTGAAAACTCTGGAAAGGCTGACAGCTATGCTCGGGCTATCCAGATTCTTGACAATGTTCTGAAGCATCAAGATGTAGTAAATCTTCATGGCCAATCACTCTATAGTGTTACAGATATTTCGGTTATTGAGAATGTTCTCAACCTTGTCAAAGAGGAAGTAAAGAAGATGAAAGAAAATAAGCAGAACATCTTTGACTATGGTAATCCGAACCAAAGAAGTTATCCTCTAAACAACTTTTGTTCAGCTGCATTAAAGAGCCTGATGGACTATGCTGTGTACGAACAGGAAGTAATTACGGCAGACCGCATTGTTGCACAGGAGCATAATCCACAAGCTATCTCAAAGAAACTGATTACCCACTTTGATATTACCAAAGAGGGAGAGGACAAGATTTCTCAAACAAAAAGAAGGAAGGGACAGGATTATTTCCGTCGTATGATTCTTGTCAATTACGGAAACCGCTGTGCCCTAACGGGGATTGATATACCACAATTATTAATAGCAAGCCATATCATACCATGGGAAGACAAGACTCATAAGAAAGAGCGTCTTAACCCTTGTAATGGCATCTGCCTTTCAGCCCTATACGACAAAGCTTTCGATGCAGGCCTTATCACCATCTCACCTGACGATTACAAGGTTAGCCTTTCTTCCGCTTTACTGGAGTATGAGAGCAAAGAGTATTTCGACAAGCACTTTGCCTGCATTGCTGGTAAACAAATCATCTTACCATCTGATTACAAGCCGGACAGAGATTTCTTGGCATATCATAGGGAAAAGGTGTTTATGGGGGTATAG
- a CDS encoding C10 family peptidase, whose translation MRTIVISVLSLLLAVTAFANDRFQRAMTIAERQLGTSHVILAKRTATYCIFSGKEQGGYAIVSVQGEGNPRLLAFSLESRWDEAAMPPAVLEWLDGLDTLQPASAQRRAPNTLSKADVRPLLTCHWHQQSPFNDLAPVIQDGQVKTVAGCVALAAAQVAYYWRNYNPASTLKDTPTYEYGGAPVTRSIPKGSPNNWALMLDKYDNDSPAESRAAVAQLCYVLGTTAYLNYASSTGGSIRDVGNALYSQYRILSEYISRGDSLPDWEGMLYAQVAKGYPVICSGSGSGPSGHAFVLDGYDSETNLYHFNFGWGGDGDGYYPADESPEAMGGYYRGQAVLIDIHPQSTTIPSSVDVQHVAGGQAYGLYDMLGRRLSKAPSHGFYIIVDANGARKVR comes from the coding sequence ATGAGAACAATAGTTATATCTGTCTTATCTTTGTTGTTGGCTGTGACAGCATTTGCCAATGATCGTTTCCAACGTGCCATGACTATCGCTGAGCGGCAGTTGGGCACCAGTCATGTGATTCTTGCCAAGCGTACTGCGACATATTGTATCTTCAGTGGCAAGGAGCAGGGTGGATATGCTATTGTGTCGGTTCAGGGAGAGGGGAATCCGCGTCTGCTGGCTTTCTCCCTTGAGAGCCGTTGGGATGAAGCCGCCATGCCGCCTGCTGTCTTGGAATGGCTCGACGGCCTGGATACGCTCCAACCTGCGAGCGCACAGAGACGTGCTCCGAATACTCTCTCCAAGGCCGATGTGCGTCCGCTGCTCACTTGCCATTGGCACCAGCAATCGCCTTTCAACGACCTGGCACCTGTTATCCAGGATGGACAGGTCAAGACCGTGGCCGGTTGTGTTGCCCTGGCTGCTGCTCAGGTGGCTTACTACTGGCGCAACTATAATCCTGCATCCACCCTAAAGGATACACCTACTTATGAGTATGGCGGGGCCCCCGTCACGAGGAGCATCCCCAAGGGAAGTCCTAATAACTGGGCATTGATGCTCGATAAATACGATAACGATAGTCCAGCGGAATCGCGAGCCGCAGTGGCACAGTTGTGCTATGTCCTTGGTACCACGGCCTATCTGAACTATGCCTCATCTACGGGTGGCTCTATCCGTGATGTGGGTAATGCCTTGTATTCGCAATACAGGATACTGTCGGAATATATCAGTCGTGGCGACAGTCTGCCGGATTGGGAGGGAATGCTCTATGCACAGGTGGCCAAGGGCTATCCCGTTATCTGTTCTGGTTCGGGCTCCGGTCCTTCGGGACATGCCTTTGTGCTTGATGGGTATGACAGTGAGACCAACCTCTATCACTTCAACTTTGGATGGGGTGGCGATGGTGATGGCTATTATCCTGCTGACGAGTCGCCTGAGGCTATGGGTGGCTATTATCGGGGACAGGCGGTGTTGATAGATATTCACCCCCAGTCAACCACCATCCCCTCGTCTGTCGACGTTCAGCATGTTGCGGGTGGGCAGGCTTACGGTCTCTATGACATGCTTGGCCGTCGCCTCTCAAAAGCGCCATCTCATGGCTTCTATATTATTGTTGATGCCAATGGGGCGAGAAAGGTACGTTAG